One region of Duncaniella freteri genomic DNA includes:
- a CDS encoding cell division protein FtsA, producing the protein MEEKIIIALEIGSSKIKGATGAVGPDGAINVKAVEREPISDIVRYGCVRNIVETAQAVRKVIDRLELRESPRKIEGIYLSIGGRSLSSQAATIERRLASDTIITQEILEDIFSEALDYPLADRHVITVTRRELYVNNALTPKPLGEIGSHILAKLNIISCRNQPLRNLTMMVEDRLQLKVMDTFVRPLAIADLVLVEEEKRLGCMLVDFGAETTTVAIYKNGVLVHLVVLPMGSRNITRDITALNFIEEQAEEMKKAGGSAFATLEANHTPGQPDFVAINNYVSARAAEIIVNVCEQVKYAGLTPEQLSEGIIIVGKGARLSGFNQRLSQISGMKVRTGVPVSRRLRILDGRIQVADAVDVLAILNAAAKNNPQECLSTPAPVVETPVRPVAEAKPVVTVADPTPGPARVPAASIASPVNASQPAAATTTTNDTTTTTTTYTPPVQHIDNSRGGNRSRLSALYDKMRERVANAISNSFNEEDDEE; encoded by the coding sequence ATGGAAGAAAAGATAATCATAGCCCTTGAAATAGGCAGTTCCAAGATCAAAGGAGCCACCGGTGCGGTAGGTCCTGACGGAGCAATCAATGTGAAGGCAGTTGAACGAGAGCCTATCTCGGACATAGTGCGCTACGGATGTGTGCGCAACATCGTAGAGACCGCACAGGCAGTGCGAAAGGTGATCGATCGTCTGGAATTGCGCGAGTCTCCGCGCAAGATTGAAGGCATATATCTCAGTATCGGCGGCCGTTCGCTCTCTTCTCAGGCTGCCACTATAGAGCGCAGGCTTGCATCGGACACGATTATCACCCAGGAGATACTTGAAGATATCTTCAGCGAGGCTCTTGACTATCCGCTCGCTGACCGTCATGTCATCACTGTGACCAGGAGGGAGCTGTATGTCAACAATGCTCTCACACCCAAACCCCTTGGCGAGATCGGGTCGCATATCCTGGCTAAGCTCAACATCATAAGCTGCCGCAACCAGCCTCTGCGCAATCTTACCATGATGGTCGAGGACCGCTTGCAGCTCAAGGTGATGGATACATTCGTGCGTCCGCTCGCCATTGCTGATCTTGTGCTTGTGGAGGAGGAAAAGCGTCTGGGCTGTATGCTTGTGGATTTCGGAGCAGAGACCACCACTGTGGCGATATACAAGAATGGTGTGCTTGTACATCTGGTGGTGCTTCCTATGGGATCGCGTAATATCACACGCGACATCACGGCTCTGAATTTCATTGAGGAGCAGGCTGAGGAGATGAAGAAGGCTGGAGGATCGGCGTTTGCCACTCTTGAGGCTAACCACACTCCCGGTCAGCCTGACTTTGTGGCTATCAACAACTATGTATCGGCGCGTGCGGCTGAGATCATTGTGAATGTATGCGAGCAGGTGAAATATGCCGGACTCACTCCCGAACAGCTCTCGGAGGGGATTATCATTGTAGGCAAGGGTGCAAGGCTTTCGGGATTCAATCAGCGATTGAGCCAGATATCGGGCATGAAGGTGCGCACAGGTGTCCCTGTGAGCCGTCGTCTGCGCATACTTGACGGACGCATACAGGTTGCCGATGCTGTGGATGTGCTTGCCATACTGAATGCAGCCGCCAAGAACAATCCTCAGGAATGTCTGTCGACCCCCGCTCCTGTAGTGGAGACCCCTGTACGCCCTGTGGCGGAGGCTAAGCCGGTGGTGACGGTCGCTGATCCGACCCCTGGTCCGGCTCGTGTGCCAGCCGCAAGCATAGCCTCTCCCGTGAATGCATCCCAGCCTGCAGCTGCGACAACAACTACAAATGATACAACGACGACAACTACTACATATACACCCCCTGTTCAGCATATCGACAATAGCAGGGGAGGAAACAGAAGCCGCTTGTCAGCACTTTATGATAAAATGCGAGAAAGAGTAGCTAACGCGATTTCCAATAGTTTTAATGAAGAAGACGACGAAGAATAG
- a CDS encoding FprA family A-type flavoprotein, translated as MLPVTPHVKFIGVDDDNLDLFEGQYPVPNGISYNSYLIDDENIAVVDAVDIRRCSEWLALLDSTLDGRHPAYLIVQHMEPDHSGSIRAVLEKYPEMKVVATAKAIAMLDNFFDGMGFSERSISVKDGDTLSLGHTTLRFITAPMVHWPEVMMTLDETDGVLFSADAFGTFATSNATEGWDNEARRYYCNIVGKYGSCVQAVMKKLTGLPFGIIAPLHGPILKENLAHYWNLYDKWSRYIPETEGVLVAYASIYGGTAEAARRLADMLRSRGAGDVVLIDLCRHDVSYAVAEAFRLSSLALCSVTYDGAMFPAMHNFLHHLAAKNFSGRHVGILENGSWAPTAGKLMCNTLSEMKDMTVVGSTVTIRSRLHDSDLASLSSLAQALAEA; from the coding sequence ATGCTACCGGTTACACCTCATGTGAAATTTATAGGTGTCGATGATGACAACCTTGACCTTTTCGAAGGACAATACCCAGTCCCTAATGGGATATCATATAATTCCTATCTTATTGATGATGAAAATATCGCTGTGGTAGATGCAGTCGACATACGCCGGTGCAGCGAATGGCTCGCCCTTCTCGACTCCACTCTCGACGGACGGCACCCCGCCTACCTGATAGTCCAGCACATGGAGCCGGACCATTCCGGGAGCATACGTGCAGTGCTTGAGAAGTACCCGGAAATGAAAGTGGTAGCCACCGCCAAGGCGATAGCGATGCTCGACAACTTCTTTGACGGCATGGGATTCAGCGAACGCTCCATATCCGTAAAAGATGGCGACACACTCTCGCTCGGACACACCACCCTCCGCTTCATCACAGCCCCCATGGTACACTGGCCCGAGGTGATGATGACTCTCGACGAGACCGACGGTGTACTTTTCTCTGCCGACGCTTTCGGGACATTCGCCACATCGAACGCCACCGAAGGATGGGACAATGAGGCTCGCCGATACTACTGCAACATTGTAGGAAAATATGGGTCGTGCGTACAGGCTGTGATGAAGAAGCTCACAGGATTGCCGTTCGGCATAATAGCCCCGCTTCACGGACCTATCCTGAAAGAGAATCTCGCACACTACTGGAACCTCTACGACAAGTGGAGCCGATATATCCCCGAAACCGAAGGCGTACTCGTGGCATACGCTTCGATATACGGAGGCACAGCCGAAGCGGCACGCCGCCTCGCTGATATGCTACGCAGCCGAGGAGCCGGCGATGTGGTCCTCATCGACCTATGCCGCCACGACGTATCCTACGCCGTTGCCGAGGCATTCCGGCTAAGTAGCCTCGCGCTCTGCTCCGTCACCTACGACGGTGCCATGTTTCCCGCTATGCACAACTTCCTGCACCATCTCGCAGCCAAGAATTTCAGCGGACGCCATGTAGGCATACTTGAGAACGGCAGCTGGGCACCCACAGCAGGAAAGCTCATGTGCAACACCCTGTCGGAAATGAAGGACATGACCGTGGTAGGCTCCACAGTCACCATACGCAGCCGCCTCCACGACAGCGATCTTGCATCTCTCTCATCGCTTGCCCAGGCCCTCGCAGAAGCTTAA
- a CDS encoding RagB/SusD family nutrient uptake outer membrane protein has protein sequence MKYNKIFVTATCGLSLLMSMSSCDDWLDIQPKGFTIPEKYADYEQLMNDQSLYRALDVYPSMITDDVQFVEKGTFPGFDLFEYYNKSEHFKNLYSFEHGQVFTPGNSDNIWENAYGNIFTYNAVINNVLTSEGGTDFERRKLYGEALVGRAFEYLNLVNLYANHYDPATAGSDYGVPLVLSEEITGERYPRASVATVYSQIESDLRDAVDNYLAETTATTFDPNRSVGYAFLSRMYLYMGNYKEALSNANSSLELNDKLLDYKDYKAINGQWGRLVAADDSGEEFPDEHKNLENVYTRVLNGTSNLFKSVAASEDLLETFARNLPADGEDMRMSLFFSKDQFDPYTRPGNEPNRFPGYTIFAPYIEMNIGFSTPEVLLIAAECEARVGDKDKALAHLDKLRDMRIKNNVHFPTTYSKDEVLKMVIDERRKEFAFVGLTRLIDLKRLNRESWFAKTITHSAGSEGTWTLPANDLRYIMPVPENVLSFNDMPQYER, from the coding sequence ATGAAATACAACAAAATATTCGTAACTGCAACTTGCGGACTCTCGCTCCTTATGAGCATGTCATCATGCGATGACTGGCTTGACATACAGCCCAAAGGATTCACAATCCCTGAAAAATATGCCGACTATGAGCAGCTGATGAACGACCAGTCGCTCTACCGCGCGCTCGACGTGTACCCCTCGATGATCACCGACGACGTGCAGTTCGTGGAAAAAGGCACTTTCCCCGGCTTCGATCTCTTTGAGTACTACAACAAGTCGGAGCACTTCAAGAACCTCTACTCATTCGAGCACGGACAGGTATTCACTCCGGGCAACTCCGACAACATATGGGAAAATGCCTATGGTAACATATTCACCTACAATGCCGTGATCAACAATGTGCTGACATCAGAGGGGGGCACTGATTTCGAACGTCGCAAGCTCTACGGCGAGGCTCTCGTAGGGCGTGCTTTCGAGTATCTCAACCTTGTCAACCTCTATGCCAACCATTATGACCCTGCGACAGCCGGGTCGGACTACGGCGTACCCCTGGTGCTCAGCGAGGAGATCACCGGAGAACGGTATCCCCGCGCATCGGTCGCAACAGTCTACAGCCAGATCGAAAGCGACCTGAGGGATGCTGTTGACAACTACCTCGCGGAGACCACCGCCACCACATTCGACCCCAACAGAAGTGTGGGATACGCCTTCCTTTCACGCATGTACCTTTACATGGGCAACTACAAGGAAGCACTGTCCAACGCCAACTCGTCACTCGAACTGAACGACAAACTGCTCGACTACAAGGACTACAAAGCCATCAACGGCCAATGGGGACGTCTCGTCGCTGCCGACGACTCCGGTGAGGAGTTCCCCGACGAGCACAAGAACCTGGAGAATGTATACACCCGCGTGCTCAACGGCACAAGCAATCTGTTCAAGAGCGTAGCTGCCAGCGAGGACCTGCTTGAGACATTTGCACGCAATCTCCCTGCCGACGGCGAGGACATGCGCATGTCGCTCTTCTTCTCCAAGGACCAGTTCGACCCATACACACGTCCGGGCAATGAGCCCAACCGCTTCCCCGGCTACACCATCTTCGCACCCTACATAGAGATGAACATCGGCTTCTCAACCCCGGAAGTACTTCTCATAGCTGCCGAGTGCGAGGCACGCGTAGGCGACAAGGACAAGGCTCTCGCCCATCTCGATAAGCTCCGCGATATGCGCATCAAGAACAACGTGCATTTCCCCACCACCTATTCCAAGGATGAGGTGCTTAAGATGGTGATCGACGAGCGTCGCAAGGAGTTTGCTTTCGTAGGGCTCACCCGCCTCATCGACCTCAAGCGTCTCAACCGCGAGTCATGGTTTGCCAAGACCATCACCCATTCCGCCGGGAGCGAAGGCACCTGGACCCTCCCCGCCAACGACCTGCGCTACATCATGCCGGTTCCGGAGAATGTATTGAGCTTCAACGACATGCCGCAGTACGAACGTTAA
- a CDS encoding cell division protein FtsZ — MEDNNINQNLDDASAFTDARRIAVEDPIIIKAVGVGGGGNNAVSHMFKEGIKNVSFVNINSDEQALRHSDVPNTLRIGDGLGAGNKPEKAKVFAEDATEEISRLFDDDTKMVFVTAGMGGGTGTGAAPVVARVAKERGLLTIGIVTIPFLFEGQVKIKKAIAGADEMAKYVDALLVINNERLTEIYGDLDFMNAFGKADDTLSVAARSISEIITRQGIINLDFNDVDTTLRDGGAAIISTGFGEGEGRVTAAIQDALNSPLLKNRDILGSKKLLFNLYFNPQAQDKFLMSETKELTQFIGQINSSVDVIWGVCPDETIGNQVKITILAAGFEITLRDEENEIINGVNVNPNQGTVIDINPHTGNNVGVGADTAKFQFPQPARSQQSQVGAIQQPQQSQGMRNPMELVPDVRVMEEYGKDKTQIFTGAKERSSAIILGLNQLDDDSICDTLERYPAYKRERRIIDSIRSGAFDSGQQNIPASTGSGKAFSF, encoded by the coding sequence ATGGAAGACAACAATATAAATCAGAACCTTGACGATGCATCGGCATTCACCGATGCACGCAGGATAGCGGTAGAGGATCCTATTATAATCAAGGCTGTCGGAGTGGGCGGCGGCGGTAACAACGCTGTAAGCCACATGTTCAAGGAAGGTATAAAGAACGTCTCGTTTGTCAATATAAATTCCGACGAGCAGGCATTGCGTCATTCCGATGTCCCCAATACATTGCGTATCGGCGACGGACTCGGGGCGGGCAACAAGCCGGAGAAGGCAAAAGTGTTTGCCGAGGATGCCACTGAGGAGATAAGCCGCCTGTTTGACGATGATACCAAGATGGTGTTTGTCACCGCCGGTATGGGTGGAGGCACCGGTACCGGAGCCGCCCCTGTGGTGGCACGTGTGGCTAAGGAGCGCGGGCTTCTGACCATAGGCATAGTTACAATCCCGTTTCTCTTCGAAGGCCAGGTAAAAATCAAGAAAGCGATTGCCGGAGCTGACGAGATGGCAAAGTATGTCGACGCTCTACTTGTGATCAACAATGAGCGGCTCACTGAGATATACGGCGACCTCGACTTTATGAATGCGTTCGGCAAGGCTGACGATACCCTTTCGGTGGCGGCACGCTCGATCTCGGAGATCATAACCCGCCAGGGTATAATCAATCTCGACTTCAATGATGTCGACACCACTCTTCGTGACGGTGGTGCAGCCATCATATCCACCGGATTCGGTGAAGGGGAAGGACGTGTGACCGCAGCCATCCAGGACGCACTCAACTCGCCTCTGCTCAAGAACCGCGACATACTCGGCTCAAAGAAGCTCCTTTTCAATCTCTATTTCAATCCTCAGGCTCAGGACAAGTTCCTTATGAGCGAGACCAAGGAGCTCACCCAGTTTATCGGTCAGATCAATTCAAGCGTCGATGTTATCTGGGGTGTATGTCCTGACGAGACCATCGGAAACCAGGTGAAGATCACGATTCTTGCGGCCGGATTTGAGATCACCCTGCGTGATGAAGAGAATGAGATAATCAATGGTGTGAACGTTAATCCAAATCAGGGCACTGTGATAGATATCAACCCTCATACCGGCAACAATGTGGGAGTAGGTGCTGACACTGCCAAATTTCAGTTTCCACAGCCGGCTCGCTCACAGCAGTCGCAGGTTGGTGCCATACAGCAGCCTCAGCAGTCTCAGGGTATGAGGAATCCCATGGAGTTGGTGCCCGATGTGCGAGTGATGGAAGAGTACGGAAAGGACAAGACCCAGATATTCACCGGAGCCAAGGAGCGTTCGTCGGCAATCATACTCGGACTGAACCAGCTTGATGACGATTCGATATGCGACACTCTTGAGAGATATCCCGCCTACAAGCGTGAACGCCGCATCATCGACAGCATACGTTCGGGAGCGTTCGATTCAGGTCAGCAGAACATTCCGGCATCGACAGGATCGGGAAAGGCTTTCAGCTTCTGA
- the rhuM gene encoding RhuM family protein: METNEIILYQPDETMKLDVRVQQETVWLTQQQIAQLFGVKQPAISKHLKNIFESGELDENSVHSILEYTAADGKSYQTKFYNLDAILSVGYRVNSRNATLFRQWANKVLKEYLLRGYSVNQRLMLMEDRIDRRLSEHDHQLLQLTEKVDFFVRSSLQPTEGIFFDGQIFDAYAFVADLIRKAKHRIVVIDSYIDDSVLVQLSKRNPAVTVDIYDGRISQQLRQDVDRHNRQYPGVTLHAYNKAHDRFLIIDEEVYHIGHSLKDLGKKLFAFSKMDVITGTELISQL; the protein is encoded by the coding sequence ATGGAAACCAACGAAATAATACTCTATCAGCCCGATGAGACAATGAAGCTTGATGTTAGAGTGCAGCAAGAAACCGTTTGGCTAACGCAGCAACAGATTGCTCAATTGTTTGGGGTAAAACAACCTGCAATATCCAAGCATCTAAAGAACATATTTGAGAGTGGAGAGCTTGATGAAAATTCAGTTCATTCCATTTTGGAATATACTGCCGCAGACGGTAAGTCTTATCAGACAAAATTCTATAACTTGGACGCCATTCTATCAGTCGGTTATAGAGTTAACAGCCGAAATGCTACCTTGTTCCGTCAATGGGCAAACAAGGTTTTGAAAGAATACCTCTTACGAGGATATTCTGTTAATCAGAGGCTTATGCTAATGGAGGATAGAATTGACCGAAGACTTTCTGAGCACGATCACCAACTGTTACAACTCACGGAGAAGGTCGATTTCTTTGTCCGCAGTTCGCTTCAACCTACGGAGGGCATCTTCTTCGATGGCCAGATTTTTGACGCATACGCCTTTGTCGCCGATTTGATTCGCAAAGCCAAACATAGAATCGTGGTTATCGACAGCTATATCGACGATTCTGTGTTGGTGCAACTCTCAAAACGAAATCCCGCTGTGACTGTTGATATTTACGACGGCAGAATTTCACAACAGCTTCGTCAGGATGTCGATAGGCACAACCGACAATATCCGGGCGTGACTTTACATGCTTATAACAAGGCTCATGACCGTTTTCTTATAATAGACGAGGAGGTCTATCATATCGGACACTCGCTCAAAGACCTCGGAAAGAAACTGTTTGCATTCTCCAAAATGGATGTCATAACCGGAACAGAGCTTATTTCGCAACTTTGA
- a CDS encoding thioredoxin family protein, protein MKKLFAVCLIAFAFTMSSRAAGIEFFHGTWAEGVAKAKAENKKIFIDFFTEWCGPCLNMALTVFPQPEVGEAYNKDFVCMKIDAEKGEGVDLARKYQVRSYPSYIFVDPATEEMIHRSGGNKPMIDFINDTKGALDPKQSSIYLDSKYASGDYDADFLMSYIRGKKTSGRRNQLQDFNKLISMGCKLTDRNTWEIFNECVTGFDNPYIKQVSDNYSEFCSLFGKEAVDSKLAKETQYASPEYIAALCDFQGKDYNIKVARMSRLFAENKTDEAWDYVDQLLADTTIDQNDLVSRLAFYTRFNPTYRDPDLTFEQLVRKIRYTRYVAYNNYDRDDAQPHYNYALALEYLWARAQKEGKQLPADFFDTPKFGKQEYSNRHPLLKQKPRRK, encoded by the coding sequence ATGAAAAAACTATTTGCAGTTTGCCTCATTGCCTTTGCATTCACCATGTCGTCTCGTGCTGCCGGTATCGAGTTCTTCCACGGCACATGGGCCGAAGGGGTTGCCAAGGCAAAAGCCGAGAACAAGAAAATATTCATCGACTTCTTCACCGAATGGTGCGGACCTTGCCTCAACATGGCTCTCACAGTGTTCCCGCAACCCGAGGTAGGCGAAGCCTACAACAAGGACTTCGTGTGCATGAAGATCGATGCCGAGAAAGGCGAGGGAGTGGATCTCGCACGCAAATACCAGGTGCGCTCCTACCCCAGCTACATATTCGTCGACCCCGCTACCGAGGAGATGATACACCGCAGCGGAGGCAACAAGCCAATGATCGACTTCATCAACGACACCAAGGGTGCGCTCGACCCCAAGCAGAGCTCCATCTATCTCGACAGCAAATACGCCTCGGGCGACTATGACGCCGATTTCCTTATGAGCTATATACGCGGCAAAAAGACCTCGGGCCGACGCAATCAGCTCCAGGACTTCAACAAGCTCATATCAATGGGATGCAAGCTCACCGACCGCAACACCTGGGAGATATTCAACGAATGTGTGACCGGCTTCGACAACCCCTACATCAAGCAGGTATCCGACAACTACAGCGAATTCTGCTCACTCTTCGGCAAGGAAGCAGTCGACTCGAAGCTCGCGAAAGAGACACAGTATGCCTCTCCCGAATACATTGCCGCTCTCTGCGACTTCCAAGGCAAGGACTACAACATCAAGGTTGCCAGGATGTCACGGCTATTCGCCGAGAACAAGACCGACGAGGCATGGGACTATGTGGACCAGCTGCTCGCCGACACCACGATCGATCAGAACGACCTCGTGAGCCGTCTTGCATTCTACACCCGATTCAACCCCACCTACCGCGATCCTGACCTGACATTCGAGCAGCTCGTAAGGAAGATACGCTACACACGCTATGTGGCATACAACAATTACGACCGCGATGACGCACAGCCCCACTACAACTATGCGCTTGCACTTGAATACCTGTGGGCACGCGCTCAGAAAGAGGGTAAACAGCTCCCTGCCGACTTCTTCGACACCCCCAAGTTCGGTAAACAGGAGTACTCCAACCGTCATCCCCTGCTGAAGCAGAAGCCTCGCAGGAAATAA
- a CDS encoding DUF2795 domain-containing protein, with translation MYWTLELASKLEDAPWPATREELIDYAMRSGAPMEVIENLQEMEDEGEAYECIEDIWPDYPSKEDFFFNEEEY, from the coding sequence ATGTATTGGACACTTGAACTCGCATCAAAGCTGGAGGATGCTCCCTGGCCCGCGACACGTGAAGAGCTTATTGACTATGCGATGCGCTCAGGCGCACCTATGGAAGTAATCGAGAACCTTCAGGAAATGGAGGATGAAGGTGAAGCCTACGAATGTATCGAGGACATCTGGCCCGACTACCCCTCCAAAGAAGACTTCTTCTTCAACGAGGAGGAGTATTGA